The Deltaproteobacteria bacterium sequence CGAATAGTAGAACGCGATGGACGCCGTCATCTGCGGAAAAGCGCCGGGCTGCGGGTTCGGCAGGTACTGGCCGGCGGTGTTGTCCCAAACGTAGAGATTGACCAGCAGGCGTCCGTAGATGTTGACGGAACCGGAGGGATATATGATGTCGTCCGCATTCCCCATCGCCCGATCCGGCCCCGCGCTGCGGATTTGTCCCGCGCCGGGGTTGCCGTAAGCGTAGGCGGTGCCCCATGCGTCGTTCAGGTATCCCTGGGGGTCGAACCCGGTGTTCACATAAGGCCCGTACCATCCGATCTTCACGCCGAGAAATCCTCCGCCGCCCCCCCCCTGGGGCGGAGCGGGGAGAGGCGGAGCTGTCCTGACGTTCAGCTGGTCGATTCCCGCCGGCAGCCGGCCGACGTCGCCCACGAACCCTCCGGTCTGGATCTTCGTATCCCCGAGGATCACGCTCGAGATCTCCTCCATCTCCTTGCGCGTCGTTTCCTCCCTGGACTTGTCGATTATCTTCGCGGCGTAGGGCACCGCCATGGAGGCCAGGATGGAGATGATCGCGATCACTATGATCACCTCGATGAGGGAGAAGCCGCTCCGCCGCATCACTTCCCCCCCATCGCGCCTACCATCTTGTAAAGGGCCATGAAGAAGGAAAGGGCGGCTCCAAGGACGATCGTGGAAAGAACAAGCACGATTACCGGCTCGAGGATCGCGAAGGTCTTTTTCACGGCCCTTGGAATCTCCTCGTCGTAATATTGCGATACGTTCTCGAGGGTCACGTCCAGGTTTCCGCTGGTCTCGCCCGCTGAGACCATCCGCAGTACCATGGGCGGGAATTCCCCCGATTTACGCAGCGAGACCGAAAGCGCCCCGCCTGCGATCAAATCCTCCCGCGCGTTGCGTACGACTCTCGCGATGACGCGGTTGCCGATCAGCCTTTCCACGATCCACAGGGACTGGGTCATCTCCACGCCGGAACGGAAGAGCGAAGCGAGGTAGTGGCTGAACTGGCTGACTTCGATGGAACGTATAAGGTTCCCGATAACGGGGATTTTCAGCTTCCAGCCGTCCACCCGCAATCGTCCGCTCTCCGTGCGCTGGTAGAGCTTGAGAAGGACT is a genomic window containing:
- a CDS encoding prepilin-type N-terminal cleavage/methylation domain-containing protein yields the protein MRRSGFSLIEVIIVIAIISILASMAVPYAAKIIDKSREETTRKEMEEISSVILGDTKIQTGGFVGDVGRLPAGIDQLNVRTAPPLPAPPQGGGGGGFLGVKIGWYGPYVNTGFDPQGYLNDAWGTAYAYGNPGAGQIRSAGPDRAMGNADDIIYPSGSVNIYGRLLVNLYVWDNTAGQYLPNPQPGAFPQMTASIAFYYSNNGNQATASIVLPPAAGPPYSFNGYHAGLHAVAGTCRLSLAGPVTSGQAVVYVPSNNQQAQLNLYLR